The following coding sequences lie in one Methylosinus sp. PW1 genomic window:
- a CDS encoding class I SAM-dependent methyltransferase, producing the protein MSGRHFDHASANNEWGNFATNRYHYDVVRNTGKESFSEEFLRHLRELNKIVISHECHFEGSNFYCNGTKLEGELLPNESLASARRNIWRAARFKKSVLEIGVNAGHTALLVLMSSPFVKYTGVDICLNPYVTGCANYLMQQFPDRFRFLQGDSREVLPALSNSSSRGSFDLFHVDGGHSVEICRDDLNNVLLLADGARSHLILDDINAEWIFDLYAEFVLNGPLQTENLSGDWEDTNRHILARILP; encoded by the coding sequence ATGTCTGGCCGCCACTTTGATCACGCTAGCGCCAACAACGAATGGGGAAATTTCGCGACAAATCGCTATCATTACGATGTAGTGCGCAATACTGGTAAAGAATCGTTTTCCGAGGAATTCCTCAGGCATTTGAGGGAGCTTAATAAAATTGTTATTTCCCACGAGTGTCATTTTGAGGGAAGCAACTTTTACTGTAACGGAACTAAATTAGAAGGCGAATTACTGCCAAACGAATCTTTGGCTTCCGCGCGACGCAATATTTGGCGCGCGGCTCGGTTCAAGAAATCCGTTTTAGAAATAGGCGTTAACGCTGGGCATACCGCGTTGCTTGTATTGATGTCGAGCCCATTTGTAAAGTATACTGGCGTAGATATTTGTTTGAACCCCTATGTCACGGGCTGCGCGAATTATCTCATGCAGCAATTTCCTGATCGCTTTCGATTTCTGCAAGGAGACTCGCGAGAGGTGTTGCCTGCTCTTTCGAACAGTTCCTCGCGGGGATCATTCGATCTTTTCCATGTTGATGGTGGCCACAGCGTCGAGATATGTCGTGATGACTTGAACAATGTTTTATTGCTCGCCGATGGGGCAAGATCCCATTTGATTCTGGATGACATCAACGCGGAATGGATTTTTGATTTATATGCCGAATTTGTTCTCAATGGACCGCTTCAGACTGAAAATCTGAGCGGTGACTGGGAAGACACCAATAGGCATATTCTTGCTAGAATACTGCCGTGA
- a CDS encoding 4Fe-4S dicluster domain-containing protein gives MALKIIASQCTVCGACEFDCPTAAIRMKGDTYIIDPKKCTECDGESPHCAEVCPVPDTCVPA, from the coding sequence ATGGCTTTGAAGATTATCGCGTCGCAATGCACCGTCTGCGGCGCCTGCGAGTTCGACTGTCCGACCGCCGCCATTCGCATGAAGGGCGACACCTATATCATCGACCCCAAGAAGTGCACGGAATGCGACGGCGAGTCTCCGCATTGCGCCGAGGTTTGTCCGGTTCCAGACACTTGCGTCCCTGCGTGA
- a CDS encoding O-acetylhomoserine aminocarboxypropyltransferase/cysteine synthase family protein, with protein MPIDSKHPETLALHAGWRSDPTTGAVAPPIYQTTSYQFRDTEHAANLFALKELGNIYTRIGNPTTSVLEERLAALEGGVAALALASGQAASAFALQNLARAGDNVVASTDLYGGTWNLFANTLKDQGLEVRFVDPSDPENFRRATDDRTRAYYAETLPNPKLTVFPIAEVAAIGREYGIPLIADNTAAPLLVKPLEHGAAIVVYSTTKYIGGHGTSIGGAIIDGGNFDWEKFPERQPALNTPDASYHGAVWVEAVKPLGPVAYIIKARTTLLRDLGSAVSPFNAFLTLQGIETLPLRLERHVSNAQAVADFLSKRAEVTKVIHPSRQSGAERERADKYLKGKYGALVGFELAGGLEAGRRFIDALKLFYHVANIGDARSLAIHPATTTHSQLSPEAQLATGVTPGYVRLAIGIEHIDDILADLDSALKAAA; from the coding sequence ATGCCGATCGACAGCAAGCATCCCGAGACACTGGCCCTCCACGCCGGCTGGCGTTCCGATCCGACGACCGGCGCCGTCGCGCCGCCCATCTATCAGACGACCTCCTACCAGTTCCGCGATACGGAGCACGCCGCAAATCTCTTCGCGCTCAAGGAGCTGGGCAATATCTACACGCGTATCGGCAATCCGACGACCTCCGTGCTCGAGGAGCGTCTCGCCGCGCTCGAGGGCGGCGTCGCGGCGCTCGCGCTCGCCTCGGGACAGGCGGCCTCGGCCTTCGCGCTGCAAAATCTGGCGCGCGCCGGCGACAATGTCGTCGCCTCCACCGATCTTTATGGCGGCACCTGGAATCTCTTCGCCAACACGCTGAAGGACCAGGGCCTCGAGGTGCGCTTCGTCGATCCGAGCGACCCGGAGAATTTCCGCCGCGCGACCGACGATCGCACGCGCGCCTATTACGCCGAGACTCTGCCGAACCCCAAGCTCACCGTCTTCCCCATTGCGGAAGTCGCGGCGATCGGCCGCGAGTATGGAATTCCGCTCATCGCCGACAACACCGCGGCGCCGCTATTGGTGAAGCCGCTCGAGCATGGCGCGGCCATCGTCGTCTATTCGACGACCAAATATATCGGCGGCCATGGCACGTCGATCGGCGGCGCCATCATCGACGGCGGCAATTTCGATTGGGAGAAATTTCCCGAGCGCCAGCCGGCGCTCAACACGCCGGACGCCAGCTATCACGGCGCCGTCTGGGTGGAGGCGGTCAAGCCGCTCGGCCCCGTCGCCTATATCATCAAGGCGCGCACGACATTGCTGCGCGATCTCGGCTCCGCCGTCTCGCCCTTCAACGCCTTTCTCACTCTGCAGGGCATAGAGACGCTGCCGCTGCGCTTGGAGCGTCATGTCTCAAATGCGCAGGCGGTCGCGGATTTTCTGTCGAAGCGCGCCGAGGTGACGAAGGTCATTCATCCCTCGCGCCAGAGCGGCGCGGAGCGCGAGCGCGCCGATAAATATCTGAAGGGAAAATATGGCGCGCTGGTCGGCTTCGAGCTCGCCGGCGGCCTCGAGGCCGGCCGGCGCTTCATCGATGCGCTGAAGCTCTTCTATCATGTCGCCAATATCGGCGACGCTCGCAGCCTCGCGATCCATCCGGCGACGACGACGCATTCGCAGCTGTCGCCGGAGGCGCAGCTCGCGACCGGCGTCACGCCCGGCTATGTGCGTCTCGCCATCGGCATAGAGCATATCGACGATATTCTCGCCGATCTCGATTCCGCGCTGAAGGCCGCAGCCTGA
- a CDS encoding cytochrome P450 gives MFHDPDFSPFTPREKPSYLAVTRNYLENYAPEAYRTDFFTAKGLWPFFPRMHYVVKPELIEELLVTRAEAFRRDDIAAKALRGPVEGDTLFFSEGAEWKWQRRAISPAFRYENILALVPYFVRCAQAQAEEWRRLGDGATVEITEAMSRTTFAVIEKAVFGASENFDGERFIAALRPVLGSFAWRMLAVMFRLPPDWTPYPGLLSARAGSRFVHEETVKLLAERRARPEPTRDILGLLLSAKDPESGRVMTDAELVANLHGFLLAGHETSAVALAWTFWLLAKDQASQQRAREEAERVAGDGEITPETVESLVFTRQVLQESMRLFPPFAALGRQPREDTTLGAYRVAAKEPIYVLIWCLHRHEKLWEEPTAFDPDRFSPERAKARHRYAYLPFGAGPRICVGMGFALTEMATIVATLLREFRFETVPGHRLELAPTFALRPKGALPLRLTPLAKHAPTRRAAHDARVA, from the coding sequence ATGTTTCACGATCCCGATTTCAGCCCCTTCACGCCGCGCGAGAAGCCGTCCTATCTGGCGGTGACGCGCAATTACCTCGAGAATTACGCGCCGGAGGCCTATCGGACCGATTTCTTCACCGCCAAAGGCCTGTGGCCCTTTTTCCCGCGCATGCACTATGTCGTGAAACCGGAGCTGATCGAGGAGCTGCTGGTCACGCGCGCCGAGGCCTTTCGCCGCGACGACATCGCCGCCAAGGCCCTGCGCGGACCTGTCGAGGGCGACACGCTATTCTTCTCGGAAGGCGCCGAATGGAAATGGCAGCGGCGCGCCATCTCGCCCGCCTTTCGTTACGAAAATATTCTGGCGCTCGTGCCCTATTTCGTGCGTTGCGCGCAGGCGCAGGCCGAGGAGTGGCGGCGCCTCGGCGACGGCGCCACGGTGGAGATCACCGAGGCCATGTCGCGCACGACCTTCGCCGTCATCGAAAAGGCCGTGTTCGGCGCCTCGGAGAATTTCGACGGCGAGCGCTTCATCGCGGCGCTGCGGCCGGTGCTCGGCAGCTTCGCCTGGCGCATGCTGGCGGTGATGTTCCGCCTGCCGCCGGATTGGACGCCCTATCCGGGCCTGCTCTCGGCCCGCGCCGGCTCGCGCTTCGTGCATGAGGAGACGGTGAAGCTGCTCGCCGAGCGTCGCGCCCGGCCCGAGCCGACGCGCGATATTCTCGGCCTTCTGCTCTCGGCCAAGGACCCGGAGAGCGGCCGTGTGATGACCGACGCGGAGCTCGTCGCCAATCTGCACGGTTTTCTGCTCGCGGGCCACGAGACCTCCGCCGTCGCGCTGGCCTGGACCTTCTGGCTGCTGGCCAAGGATCAGGCGAGCCAGCAGCGCGCCCGCGAGGAGGCGGAGCGCGTCGCCGGCGACGGCGAGATCACGCCAGAGACGGTGGAGAGCCTCGTTTTCACGCGGCAGGTTTTGCAAGAATCGATGCGGCTCTTCCCGCCCTTCGCCGCGCTCGGCCGCCAGCCGCGCGAGGACACGACGCTCGGCGCTTATCGCGTCGCCGCGAAAGAGCCGATCTATGTGCTCATCTGGTGCCTGCATCGGCACGAGAAGCTGTGGGAGGAGCCGACCGCCTTCGACCCCGACCGCTTCTCGCCGGAGCGGGCGAAGGCGCGCCATCGCTACGCCTATCTGCCCTTCGGCGCCGGGCCGCGCATCTGCGTCGGCATGGGCTTCGCGCTGACGGAGATGGCGACCATCGTCGCGACGCTGCTGCGCGAGTTCCGCTTCGAGACCGTCCCCGGCCATCGGCTGGAGCTGGCGCCGACCTTCGCCTTGCGGCCGAAAGGCGCGCTGCCGCTGCGCCTGACGCCGCTCGCGAAACATGCGCCGACCCGACGGGCGGCGCATGACGCCAGGGTTGCGTGA
- a CDS encoding acyl-CoA dehydrogenase family protein: MSATETTSTTWLPDAKAAFASVEALYGRALAAVRARVTKDGKLSNELIEVEQHAAHGLSWFATYVQGLRELLAYADRLSGEGAYGEVENLLTRIAFAEYLAQVFGGIPMSQGEIVRLSDFGLSPADIAAAHIPQVDSLIASGLTSANRARLAELIDHNGAAETIGATGLDETLEAIRSEMRKFAGDNVTPHAHEWHLKNDYIPLEVISGLAELGVFGLTIPEEYGGSGLGKIAMCVVSEELSRAYIGVGSLGTRSEIAGELILVGGTEEQKQKYLPKIATGEILPTAVFTEPNNGSDLANLRTRATREGDVYKVVGNKTWITHPVRADVMTLLVRTNPNEKGYKGLSMLLAEKPRGTDENPFPAKGMTGGEIEVLGYRGMKEFEIGFDNFEVPAENLLGGEEGKGFKQLMETFESARIQTAARALGVAQAALDLGLRYAKERVQFGKPLFAFPRVFDKIVTMAIEIHVARQITYFAAREKDEGKRCDLEAGMAKLLGARVAWAAADNALQIHGGNGFALEYPVSRVLCDARILNIFEGAAEIQAQVIARRLLEG, from the coding sequence ATGAGCGCTACCGAGACCACCTCCACGACCTGGCTGCCCGACGCCAAGGCGGCTTTCGCCTCCGTGGAGGCGCTTTACGGCCGCGCGCTCGCCGCCGTCCGCGCCCGCGTCACCAAGGACGGCAAGCTCTCCAATGAGCTGATCGAGGTGGAGCAGCACGCCGCGCACGGCCTCTCCTGGTTCGCCACCTATGTGCAGGGCCTGCGCGAGCTGCTCGCCTACGCCGACCGCCTCTCCGGCGAGGGCGCCTATGGCGAGGTGGAGAATCTGCTCACCCGCATCGCCTTCGCCGAATATCTGGCGCAGGTCTTCGGCGGCATTCCGATGAGCCAGGGCGAGATCGTCCGCCTCTCCGATTTCGGCCTCTCGCCCGCCGATATCGCCGCCGCCCATATTCCGCAGGTGGACAGCCTCATCGCCTCCGGCCTCACCAGCGCCAATCGCGCCCGCCTCGCCGAGCTGATCGACCACAATGGCGCCGCTGAGACGATCGGCGCCACCGGCCTCGACGAGACGCTGGAGGCCATCCGCAGCGAGATGCGCAAATTCGCCGGCGACAATGTGACGCCGCACGCCCATGAATGGCATTTGAAGAACGACTACATTCCGCTCGAGGTCATTTCCGGCCTCGCGGAGCTGGGCGTCTTCGGCCTCACCATCCCGGAAGAATATGGCGGCTCCGGCCTCGGCAAGATCGCCATGTGCGTCGTCTCGGAGGAGCTGTCGCGCGCCTATATCGGCGTCGGCTCGCTCGGCACGCGCTCGGAGATCGCGGGCGAGCTGATCCTCGTCGGCGGCACGGAGGAGCAGAAGCAGAAATATCTGCCCAAGATCGCCACCGGCGAAATCCTGCCCACCGCCGTCTTCACCGAGCCGAACAATGGCTCCGACCTCGCGAATCTGCGCACCCGCGCGACGCGCGAGGGCGACGTCTACAAGGTGGTCGGCAACAAGACCTGGATCACCCATCCGGTGCGCGCCGATGTGATGACGCTGCTTGTGCGCACCAATCCGAATGAGAAGGGCTATAAGGGCCTCTCCATGCTGCTCGCCGAAAAGCCGCGCGGCACCGATGAGAATCCCTTCCCCGCCAAGGGCATGACCGGCGGCGAGATCGAGGTGCTCGGCTATCGCGGCATGAAGGAGTTCGAGATCGGCTTCGACAATTTCGAGGTGCCGGCCGAAAATCTTCTCGGCGGCGAGGAGGGCAAGGGCTTCAAGCAGCTGATGGAGACCTTCGAATCCGCCCGCATTCAGACGGCGGCGCGCGCGCTCGGCGTCGCCCAGGCGGCGCTCGACCTCGGCCTGCGCTACGCCAAGGAGCGCGTGCAATTCGGCAAGCCGCTGTTCGCCTTCCCGCGCGTCTTCGACAAGATCGTCACAATGGCGATCGAGATTCACGTCGCCCGCCAGATCACCTATTTCGCGGCCCGCGAGAAGGACGAGGGCAAGCGCTGCGATCTCGAGGCCGGCATGGCCAAGCTGCTGGGCGCGCGCGTCGCCTGGGCCGCGGCGGACAATGCGCTGCAGATTCACGGCGGCAATGGTTTCGCGCTGGAATATCCCGTCTCCCGCGTCCTTTGCGACGCGCGCATCCTCAACATCTTCGAGGGCGCGGCGGAGATTCAGGCGCAGGTCATCGCGAGGCGCCTGCTGGAAGGCTGA
- a CDS encoding host attachment protein: MTNIAVHNGAWVLVGDGRRALFLQNHGDPDLLDLRVVEARVDVNPPTREQGSDAPGRAYGTAGAPRSAVENADWHELEKEHFARTIAERINTAAESGELSEVVIIAPPRVLGELRQELSPKAKSKVKGELDKDLTRHPLPEIEKALAREFRAEG, from the coding sequence ATGACCAATATTGCCGTTCACAATGGGGCCTGGGTTCTCGTCGGCGACGGCCGCAGAGCCCTGTTTCTGCAAAATCACGGCGATCCCGACCTGCTCGATCTGCGCGTCGTGGAGGCGCGCGTCGACGTCAATCCGCCGACGCGCGAGCAGGGCAGCGACGCGCCGGGCCGCGCCTATGGCACGGCGGGAGCGCCGCGCAGCGCCGTGGAGAACGCCGATTGGCACGAGCTGGAAAAGGAGCATTTCGCGAGAACGATCGCCGAGCGCATCAACACCGCCGCGGAATCCGGCGAATTGAGCGAGGTCGTCATCATCGCCCCGCCGCGCGTGCTCGGCGAGCTGCGCCAGGAGCTGTCGCCCAAAGCCAAGAGCAAGGTGAAGGGCGAGCTGGACAAGGATCTGACCCGCCATCCTCTGCCCGAGATCGAGAAGGCTCTCGCGCGCGAGTTCCGCGCGGAAGGGTGA